Part of the Streptomyces sp. HSG2 genome, GGCTCATGTTGATCACGTCGGCGGGGGTGGAGTTGGACGGCACGCCCGAGACGGAGCCACCGGAGGCCCAGGTGATGGCGTCGATGATGTCGGCGGTCGTGCCACCGCACTTGCCGAGGACGCGGACGGGCTGGATGGTCGCGTCGTAGGCGATACCCGCGATGCCCTTGTTGTTGCCGGCGGTGGCGGCGATGGTGCCGGCGACGTGGGTGCCGTGCCAGGAGTTGTTCGTGTCGGCGGAGGGGACGGGGTCGCCGTTGGCGTCCGTGCCGCACTCGCCCTCGTCCATCCAGTCGCCCACGTCGGCGGGGTTGCTGTCGCGCCCGCCGCCGTCCTGGGCCATCCACGGGTCGGAGATGAAGTCGTAACCCGAGACGACGTTGGCCGCGAGGTCGGCGTGGGCGACGTAACCGGTGTCGATGACGGCCACGTTGACACCGTCGCCGGTCGCCTCGTCCCAGGCGTCGGGCACGTTCATGCCGGCGGTCGACTCGAAGAGGTCCCACTGGCGTTCGTACTCGGTGTCGTTCGGGGTGGCGGCGGTGGCGTACATCCGCTTGTCCGGGACGACGTAGGCGACGTCGGGGTCGTCGCGGAAGGCGGCGGCCACGTCGTCGGCGTCCTGCTCGTCGAGCTTCCCGCCGAGGTCGACCAGGGCGGCGCCGGTGCCGAGACGACGGTCGAAGTCGAGGGACTCGCCGGTCTCCTCGCCCTTGTCCTTGGCGTCCTCGTCGGCGGCCGAGTCGGACTTCGCCTCGCTGGCGTCGGACTTGTAGCCGACGATGAGGCGCTCGACGGTCTCCTCCGCGGTCGCCGTGGAGGCGCCGCGCTCTTCCTGTGGGGCGGAGGTGGCGGCGGCCGTGAGGGAACTCGCCCCGAGGAGGGCGGTGGTGGCCACGGCGAGGACCGATATGCGGAGTGGTCTCAACCCGTTCAAGAGTGCTTCCTCTCGTGTTCGCGGCGACGTGTCCGCCCGACGTCATTGTTCAGGACATGACATGTCGCCATCCCCGGGGTCGCGTCGAGGAGTGTGGGGAGTGGCGACCCGGCCGCCCGAGGGGAGGAGAGCCTCTCGTCGGGCGGTCACCGGCCGGGTGAAGCATGGGGCGGCCCGCGGAGGAGCCGATCGCTCGGACACTTCCGCGGCCTCGTCCCACCGGCCGGTGGCTGGAAACCTACGGGCTGTCCAGGGGGCTCGCCCATGGGGGGAGCCCCCGTCACGGATACCCAATTAACGCGGTGGCGCGGGGCGCTATGTCGTCTTGCTGCCCGACTCTTCGGTATGAGCGGCCGTCAGCGCAGTCCACTGGGTGGCCAGCCCCTGTCGGGAGGGCACCCCCAACTTGCGCATGGCGCCGGAGACATGGTGTTCCACGGTGCGGGGCGAGAGGTGGAGTGTGCCCGCGATCTCCCGGTTGGTCAGACCCGCCGCGGCGAGTTCCGCGACCTCGCGCTCCCTGGGGGACAGCCCGGACCCGTAGGACGGCCTTCCCCTGGTGCCCGCGTGAGTGGTGGGTTCGTGCGACCGCAGCAGCGCCCGGACTCGGGCCGCGTCCCACACCGCCCCCAACTCGGAGAAGCGCTCCACACAGCCGCGCAGCGCCTCCAGAGCCTGGGCGGAGCGGTACTCCCCCCCAAGGTCGGCGTCGGCGCCGGCCGGGCCCCGAGGCGTGTCGAGGCCGCGTCCGGCCGCGGCGCGGGCCGCCTCCGGAAGATCCGGACCGCACTCGGGCCCGGTGGAGGCGCCGGCCGTCAACGGTCCCTCCGAGTGCAGGGGCGACCCCGGGCCCTCGGCGCCGGCCGCCAGGACGCAGCGCGCCGCTCCCTCCGTGGTCAGCGCCCACGCGTAGGGGTGGGGGAGCGCCGCGTAGCCGGCCGCGGCCCGTCGGTAGTGGGCGACGGCCTCGCCCGGAGCCCCGGACGCCTCGGCCAGCACCCCCCGCGTCCAGGCCAGCGCGGCAACGGCCGCCGGGGCGTCCACGTCCCGTATCCCGGCCTCGAACTCGGCGGTCATCGCCCCGGCCCCGGGAAGGTCGCCACCGCGCGCCACGGCCTCCACCGCCCAGGGCGCCAACTCCGCCGCCCACGCCCAGATGCCCTTCGCCCGCAGCGCGCCCCAGGCCGCGCGCGCCTCGGCCACGGCACCCGGAACGTCCTCGCGCGCCAGGGCGAGTCGGACCAGCGTCGCCGAGGCCATCGCCGACAGCGCCGGCGCGGCGTCGAACGGGAGCGGCATCGCCGCGTCCACCGGCCAGGACGCCGCCCCGCTCCAGTCGCCCTGGGCCAGCGCCAGCATCCCGCGCACCACTCGCGCGTCGGAGCAGATCACCGGCATGCCCGCGTTGGCCGCGAGGAAGTCCTCGCACCGCCGCGCCAGTCCCGCCCAGTCCCCGGTCGCCCACTGCAGCCGCAGCCGCGTGCCGAGCGCGGTGTGTTCGGCGAAGGGCGCGCCGCTGGCCGAGGCGAGGGCGATGCCCTCCGCCATGAGTTCCTCGGCCCGGCCGTAGTGACCGAGCCAGACCGCGAACTCCATGCCGTTGCACAGCGCCCGAGCCACGTGCTGACGACAGCCCGGTTCGGGACCGTCCCGGGGCAGTTCGGCCAGGAGCCGCCAGGCGTCCGGGTCCCCCCTTCCCATGGCCAGCCCGGTGCGGTTGGCGGCCACCGCCGTCCGGACGACGACGTCCCCGCTGTCCTCCGCCGCCCGGACCGCCCGCCGCAGCCACGCCTCGTGGACGCGTACTGGCGTGCGCGCGCCGTGTGGCAGGACCAGCGCCGACATCGCGCGGGCGGCCAGGTCGGGCCGGTCCTCCAGGAGTTCCGCCGCGGCCCTCTCCAGCTCCCGACAGCCACGGCTCGGCAGGCCCGCCTGATTGCACAGCACCAGCCCGAGATCCAGTCGCAGCGCGCCCCGCACCGACATCGGCAGGGCCTCGTCCTCGACGATCTGGGTCAGGACGTCCACGGTCTGGTCGGACCGTAGTCCGAGCACCGCGCTGCGGGCGAGGATCGGCGCGAGCCGCGCCCGCGCCCGCGGGGGCACCGCGGGCGCCGCCAGGGTTCGCTCCAACAGGTCGATGGCCTCGTGGTGGCGACCCGCCGCGGCCGACGCCTCCGCCCCGCGCTCCACGGCCCGCAGCCAGGCCCGCGTCCTTCCCGCCGCCCGGTGGTGCCGGGCCAGCGACATCCAGGGGGTGGGTTGCCGACGGATCAGCACCTGCGCCGCGCGGCGGTGCAGCTCCTGCCGCACCGGTCCGGGGACCACCTCGTGGACCGCCCGGGCGGCGAGCGGCACGGGAAAGGCGTAGCGCCCCTCGGCGTCCTCCACCAGCACGGCCTCGGCGAGCGCGCCCAGCAGGGAGGCCCGACCGCCGAGTCGCCCCAGACCCGAAACCTCGACCAGTTCGTCGGCGCTGACCGGTCGGCCCAGCACCGCCGCGGCCCACACGACCGGCCTGCGGGCCGGAGAAACCCCGGCGAGGCGCCCCAGGACCAGCTGGGCGAGCCGCTCCGGCACGCCGGCGGCCTCCACCTCGGCCGTGGTGATCCGCCCTTCGCCCGCGCCCAGTTCCGCCAGCAGGTCGGTCACCACACCGGCCACCCCGCCGGAGAGTTCCGCCAGCCGTGCCACGGCCTCCGGCGTGGCCCGATCCCCCAGCGCCTCGGCGGCGACCCGCCCTACCGTGTCCGCGTCCCAGGGGCGGAGGGAGTGCCGGATCACGCGCAGCTCGGCGGGACAGTGCGGGGCGGGTGCTCCCAGGGGCAGCCCCGGGTGGTCCAACTCCTCGCCTCGGTAGGCGAGGACGACGGCGAGTCCCGGTCGGGCCGTCTCCACCACCTCGCGCAGCCGCTCCCGCTCATCGCGGGTCGCGCGCTGCACGTCGTCGGCGACGAGCAACAACCGCCCTTCGGGCCCCGGGAGACGCGGTTCCTCCCCTCGACCGCAACGCCACCGGAGCCGGTCCGCGCCCCACTCCTGGGCCAGGCGCCCCCAGTGCTCGGCGAGTCTGCTCTTGCCGGTGCCCGCGGCCCCTTCCAGCAGGAGCAGGGCCGGTGGGCCCGCGTCACCCGCGAGGGCGCGCCGCAGGGGGACCCGCCAGGACCGGTCAGGTTCCGTCCGCATGCCGGTCACCCCCAACGCACGCCGTCCGACGTTCAACTGTTCGAGGCGGGAATATTACTCCGGTGGCTTCCGGCCGTCGGCCGGCGGGATCACCCCCTCGCCGGTCCCGGCGAGGGGGAGCGGCTCACCGGCCCGCGGGTCCCTCGTCCGCGGCCTCGGCGAGTGCGGCGAGCGCGACCTCGGCGTGGCGATCCGGGTCGGGGACCTGGTGGACCGGCGAACGCACCCGGCCCGACCGGTCCAGCACGACGGCGGCGCGGGCGAAGAGGGGGCGCCCGGCGTCCCGTGTCTCGGGCACGCCCAGTGCCCGACCCAGCGAGAGGTCGGAGTCGCCCACCATCGCGAAACCGAGCCCGTGGCTCTCGGTGAACGCGGCGAGACGGTCCGGGGTCTGCGCGCCCACGCCGAGGACCAAGGCGCCGTACCGCGCGAAGGTCCGGGCGGCGTCACGCGCCGAACACAACCCGGCGGTGCACCCGGCCAGGGCCGGCAGGCGTTCGCCGATACCGGGTTCGGTGATGAAGAGGAGTACGGTCCACTCGTGCTCGGGCGAGGGGACCACCATGGGGCCCGCTGTGGTCCGGACGGTGTGGCGCATGCTTTCTCCTCCGATACGAGCGGGGCGGGTCCGCCGCGCCGCACGCCGATGCTCCCAGCGTGTCCGCGCCGTCGAGGGCGGCGGGCCCCGACCGTCGCCCTTCCGTCCCGTACCCTCCCCCGTCCGCCCGTCCACCGTCCACCTTCCCCCGCCTCTGCCCGCCGACCGCGCGGCCTTCTCCCGGACCGCGCGACCGTCGCCGCCCGCGGTCGCGGGTCGACCGTCCCCCGGAGGTCCTGATGCCCCTCCCTTATGTCCTGCTGTCCGCCGCCGTCTCCCTCGACGGCTTCCTGGACGACACGTCCCCCGACCGGCTCGTGCTCTCCGGCCCCGACGACTTCGACCGCGTCGACGAGGTGCGGGCCTGGTCCGACGCCATCCTGGTCGGTGCCGGCACGATCCGGGCGGAC contains:
- a CDS encoding redoxin domain-containing protein — translated: MRHTVRTTAGPMVVPSPEHEWTVLLFITEPGIGERLPALAGCTAGLCSARDAARTFARYGALVLGVGAQTPDRLAAFTESHGLGFAMVGDSDLSLGRALGVPETRDAGRPLFARAAVVLDRSGRVRSPVHQVPDPDRHAEVALAALAEAADEGPAGR
- a CDS encoding S8 family serine peptidase, encoding MNGLRPLRISVLAVATTALLGASSLTAAATSAPQEERGASTATAEETVERLIVGYKSDASEAKSDSAADEDAKDKGEETGESLDFDRRLGTGAALVDLGGKLDEQDADDVAAAFRDDPDVAYVVPDKRMYATAATPNDTEYERQWDLFESTAGMNVPDAWDEATGDGVNVAVIDTGYVAHADLAANVVSGYDFISDPWMAQDGGGRDSNPADVGDWMDEGECGTDANGDPVPSADTNNSWHGTHVAGTIAATAGNNKGIAGIAYDATIQPVRVLGKCGGTTADIIDAITWASGGSVSGVPSNSTPADVINMSLGGEGTCDAGTQSAINSAVSRGTTIVVAAGNDNLNARLFNPASCGNVITVAASDRQGNRAYYSNYGSVVDITAPGGETPSSSANGIWSTLNTGSRSVGSDTYAAYQGTSMAAPHIAGLAALMYEATPSITPAQVESTIKSNARTLPGSCSGGCGYGLADAAATLGADSGGSGSTGGTVFTNSDNVTISDNSTVSSSITVSGISGNAPSDLEIDVDIKHTYRGDLEIAIVAPSGGSAVLKSADGDDDAANVNTTYSVDASGVTANGTWKLRVTDTYSGDTGYIDSWSLTF
- a CDS encoding LuxR C-terminal-related transcriptional regulator → MRTEPDRSWRVPLRRALAGDAGPPALLLLEGAAGTGKSRLAEHWGRLAQEWGADRLRWRCGRGEEPRLPGPEGRLLLVADDVQRATRDERERLREVVETARPGLAVVLAYRGEELDHPGLPLGAPAPHCPAELRVIRHSLRPWDADTVGRVAAEALGDRATPEAVARLAELSGGVAGVVTDLLAELGAGEGRITTAEVEAAGVPERLAQLVLGRLAGVSPARRPVVWAAAVLGRPVSADELVEVSGLGRLGGRASLLGALAEAVLVEDAEGRYAFPVPLAARAVHEVVPGPVRQELHRRAAQVLIRRQPTPWMSLARHHRAAGRTRAWLRAVERGAEASAAAGRHHEAIDLLERTLAAPAVPPRARARLAPILARSAVLGLRSDQTVDVLTQIVEDEALPMSVRGALRLDLGLVLCNQAGLPSRGCRELERAAAELLEDRPDLAARAMSALVLPHGARTPVRVHEAWLRRAVRAAEDSGDVVVRTAVAANRTGLAMGRGDPDAWRLLAELPRDGPEPGCRQHVARALCNGMEFAVWLGHYGRAEELMAEGIALASASGAPFAEHTALGTRLRLQWATGDWAGLARRCEDFLAANAGMPVICSDARVVRGMLALAQGDWSGAASWPVDAAMPLPFDAAPALSAMASATLVRLALAREDVPGAVAEARAAWGALRAKGIWAWAAELAPWAVEAVARGGDLPGAGAMTAEFEAGIRDVDAPAAVAALAWTRGVLAEASGAPGEAVAHYRRAAAGYAALPHPYAWALTTEGAARCVLAAGAEGPGSPLHSEGPLTAGASTGPECGPDLPEAARAAAGRGLDTPRGPAGADADLGGEYRSAQALEALRGCVERFSELGAVWDAARVRALLRSHEPTTHAGTRGRPSYGSGLSPREREVAELAAAGLTNREIAGTLHLSPRTVEHHVSGAMRKLGVPSRQGLATQWTALTAAHTEESGSKTT